In Argiope bruennichi chromosome X1, qqArgBrue1.1, whole genome shotgun sequence, a single window of DNA contains:
- the LOC129959309 gene encoding uncharacterized protein LOC129959309, giving the protein MLHTRLVKLAEPRTPKGATDDDSEIGYPRAGNVPPPLFSKASTPESDEPFDDPYDAKFSTLNYQMKSSFTETGNTETRFFWMIDLMSFHQLFRLYAKYGDTNKSGETMSLTNSDRWLRQAKIIDNRRISTTDTGIYFKQVAKFKKSLNFSSYQTFLELLAKKKNLNLSEMKYKMVTAGPPETYKMTDVDNRNAVLNVSEQRPRARGYRRIKRRETVKRTYDEFFSNCQCQHGYSSQISYSFPDSLPMPAAPEDEEDWFPEE; this is encoded by the exons TTGGCAGAACCCAGGACACCAAAAGGAGCCACAGATGATGACAGTGAAATTGGCTACCCTAGGGCAGGTAATGTGCCACCacctctattttccaaagcatccACTCCCGAATCGGACGAACCATTTGATGATCCGTACGATGCCAAGTTCTCGACTCTCAATTATCAGATGAAAAGCTCATTTACCGAAACCGGCAATACAGAAACGCGTTTCTTTTGGATGATTGATCTCATGTCCTTCCACCAACTCTTCCGACTTTATGCGAAATATGGAGACACCAACAAATCTGGAGAAACAATGAGCCTTACTAACAGCGACAGATGGCTGCGGCAGGCAAAAATTATTGACAACAGAAGAATTAGTACAACAGATACtggaatatatttcaaacaagttGCAAA ATTCAAGAAATCTCTAAATTTCAGTTCTTATCAGACTTTTCTCGAGCTTTTAgctaagaaaaagaatttaaatttgagcgaaatgaaatacaaaatggtCACAGCTGGTCCTCCTGAAACATATAAAATGACA GATGTGGATAACAGAAATGCCGTTCTGAATGTTAGTGAGCAACGACCAAGAGCAAGAGGTTATAGAAGAATTAAAAGACGGGAAACCGTTAAAAGAACTTATGATGAGTTTTTTAGCAACTGCCAGTGCCAACACGGTTATAGCTCGCAAATAAGTTACAGCTTCCCGGATTCATTGCCAATGCCAGCAGCGCCAGAGGACGAAGAAGATTGGTTTCccgaagaataa